Genomic DNA from Modestobacter versicolor:
CGGAACTGTTCGCTGACCACGAGGGTCGTGCCCGCCACCAGCAGGACCCCGGCCGCAGCTCCCCAGCGCAGGACCGGCGAACGCGTGCGCCGGGGCGCGGCGTCGGCCGTGGCCGAGGAGGGGTGACGCGCGGCCCGGGCCCCGCGCCAGAGCAGTGACAGGCCGAAGCCGGCGGTGCGGACCCCGAACAGGAGGGCGATCACCAGCAGGGTGGCGTCCGGCCACACCCACGCCACGGCGCCGAACGCGATCTCGGAGAGCCCGAACGCGCCCCCGATCAGCCGTTCCCTGGCCGAGCCGCGGCGCAGGTCGAGCAGCCGGACGGCGCCGCTGACGACGAGCAGCCCGGCCACGAAGGGACCCAGCAACTGCAGACTCCGGCCGAGCCAGGCGAGCACCGCCACGCCGGCGAGGACCCAGCCGACCCCCGTGAGCAGGGACAACTTGCCGCGATCGGCGTGGCGGGCGACGAGGTCACCGAGGCCGGAGACCACGCAGCTGATGCCGGTGTAGATGCCCAGGACGGTCAGCGAGCTGAGGGGCCGCACCGCGAGCAGCGCGCCCAGCGCCGTGGTGACCGCGCCGATGGTCACGAGCACCCACCACGGCGCCCGTGCGAGGAGCCCGGGCAGCGCACGGACCCGGTGGCCGAGGCGGCGGTACGGGGTCTCGGCCGGCATGTCCGCACCGTAGGCGACCGAGTCACCGGACACCCGGTCGATCGAGTCCTGCACGCCGGCCGCAGGTGTCGCCCGCAGGTGCTTGGATCGAGTGAGTGAGCCCGGGGACCGAGTTCGTGGTGCAGGCTCTCGTCGCGCTCTTCGGGGTGCTTGCCGTGGTGGGTGCTCTCGTGTGGTCGCTGCGGAAGGACCCACGATCGCTGCGCAACGGCGTCCTGGTGATCCTGGTGGTGCACTACCTGCTGGGCTTCATCGCCGCGGTCACCGCATGGTCCAGCGTGCTTCAGACCGTCGACGGACTCGTCCTCCTGGCGGTGGGGGGACTGGTCGCGCTCGGTCTCTCCCTGCTGCCACTGCTCCTGGTCCTCGACGGTGTCCTGATGCTGCGCAGGGAGAGTCGATCACTGGCCAATGCGCTGTCACTGCTGGGAGGACTGTCGATGATCTGCCTCCCACTGGTCCTCGTCGCGCTGCTCCGACACGAGAACGCCGTGACCGGTTCCCTGGCGGCGGGGCTCCTCACCGCGCAGGTCTGCGCCGGTCTGCTGTTCCTGGTCTTCGCGGTGCACACCGCGCTGTACGCCAGGATCGCCCGTCGCGCCCGGGCGCACGCGGTGATCGTCCTCGGGGCCGGTCTGGTGGAGGGCCAGGTGCCACCGTTGCTCGCCGGGCGCCTGCGCCGGGCGGTCACCGCCGTCGAGGAGCGGAAGGCGCAGGCCGAGGCGATCGTCATCGTCCCCAGCGGAGGTCAGGGCAGGGACGAGCCGTTCGCAGAAGGGGCGGCCATGGGGGAGTGGCTCCGCCGGCACGGCGTCGACGCCGACCACGTCCTCGTCGAGGACCAGGCACGGACCACACAGGAGAACCTCCGCTACAGCGCACGACTGCTGGCTGAGCACGGGGTGCAGGAGCCGTACCTGATCGTGACGAGCAACTACCACGCTCCCCGCGCCGCGATGCTCGCCCGACGGCTGGGGATCGATGCCCAGGCGATCGGCTGCCCGACCGCGCTGTACTACTGGCCCAGCGCGTACCTCCGCGAGTTCGTGGCGGTGTTGGTCGAGCACCGTCTCCTGGTGGTGATCTCCGGCATCGCGGTCGTGGGGATGATGGCCCTCACCTGGTCGTCCCTGACGGCTGGATGACCGGGCCGCACCTTCCGCGACGCCCGCCCACCAGTGGCTCGTGGGCCGACACGGGCATGACCAGGAGGCCGATGTGCTGACCGTGCTGGACGCGTTCCTGGACCAGCTCGGACGAGGGGCGGTCTTCGCCCTGCTCGCACTCGCCGTGGTGGCGATCCCGGTGCTGGTCGTCCAGTACCGGCGCTTCGGTGTGGTGGACCGGGGACGCGCGGCCGGTGCGTACCTGTTCGTCGTCTACGCCGTCTTCGTCGTCGCGCTGACCCTGCTCCCGCTGCCCCCGCCCGATGACGTGGTGTGCGTGGGGAGGAACCTGCGCCCCCTGGCGTTCGTGGGAGCCGTCCGGGACGACCTGGCCGACGGTTTCTCCGTCCTGTCGAGTCCGGCACTCTTCCAGCTGCTGTACAACGTCGCGATGTTCGTTCCTGGAGGCGTGCTGCTCCGGCGTTCGTTCCGGTGGCCGCTCCTCCACGTGTTCGTGGCGGCGCTGGTGGCCTCCGTGGCGATCGAGACGGTCCAGGGCACCGGCATCTTCGGGCTCTACGACTGTGCCTACCGCGTCCTGGACGTGGACGACGTCCTGGCCAACGTCTCCGGAGCAGTGGTCGGCGCCCTGCTGGCACCGGCGGTCGTCCTGGTGCCGCGACCGGGTCACGGGGTCGCGGGCTCGGGCCGGTCCGGTGCGCTCCGGCGCGCGACCGCAGCGTCGGTCGACTTCCTGCTCGTCGGCATCCTCGGCGGCAGCGACCTGGCCGGTACGGCTGCCCTGCTCCTGCTCGTCTTCGTCGCCGTCCCCGTCCTCACCGGGGGCGCCACCCCCGGACAGCGCCTGGTGCGGGCGACGGTCGTGCGAGCGGACGGTCGTCCTGCCTCGCGGAACGCCCTGCTGCAGCGCGGACTCCTCATCTCCGGCAGCTGGTTCGTCACCGTCGCGTTCTCGCGGTGGACCGGCACCCGGGCCGAGGAGCTGCCCGGCCTGGTCGTCGTGGCCCCGCTGGTCGTCGTGGCCGTCCTCGTCGGCGCGGTCATCGGCACCGTGGCGATCCGGCGGGACGGCCGGGCACCTCAGGACCTGCTCACCGGCACCGAGGTGCTGGTCAGGCCTCAGGCTGGCGACCGCACGGCCGGGGCCACCGACGGAACGACGTGAGCTGCCGGCGTGTCCGACCAGCACTCGCCCCTGCCTCGAGCCGGCCGTCACGGAGAACGGGTCGCGTGACGGCCGGGGTCCGGTGACCGTTCCCGGCAGTCGGACACAGGCTCACCGGATCGCGTCGTCCCGTCGCTCATCGCGGCGTCGCCGTCGGGAAGGGGGCGGGCAGCGCGAAGTCGTCCGAGAGCAGGTCCTGGTCGAGCACGGCGGCGGCCACCTGACCGGCCGCGCCGGCCGCCGTCACCGACGCCAGCGGCATGGGCAGGGTGGAGCGATGGGCCATGTCCCCGGCGGCGTAGATCCCGGGCACGGAGGTGCGCCCGAACTCGTCCACCTCGATGCCGCCGTCGGGCAGCAGTGCGCACCCCGCGCCGCTGGCCAGCGCGGACCGCTGACGGGTGGAGCTGGCGACGAACAAGGCATCACGAGGGAGTGTGCCGCCGTCACTGAACCGGAGCTCGGTCAGGCGGGATCCCCGGGCGCCGAGTTCGACGAGTCGTTCGGGTCGGACGCCGACCCCCGCCCTGCCGAGCACGCCGTCGTCCGGGGCGGTGAGCTCGGCGCCGTCAGTGCAGAGCACCACGTCATCCGTGAACCGCGTCAGCTGCAGGGCCAGTCGCACCCGCTGCGGTGACGCTCCCTGGACGGCGACTGCCTGCCCGTTCGTCTCCCAGCCGTGGCAGTAGGGGCAGTGGAAGACCGACGATCCCCAGAGCTCTGCCATCCCCGGGATCGGCGGCAGGACGTCGACCAAGCCGGTGGCGAGGAGCACCCGGCGTCCGGCGACCGGCCGGCCCGAGGCGACCGTGGCTTCGAAGCCGGCGCGCGTCGGCGTGAGTCCCGTCGTCTCCTCGGACCGGATGGTGATGGCCGGGTAGCGGCCGAGGTCGGCGAGCGCAGCGCGGCGGTACTCCTCGGGCGGCGTGCCGTCGCGGGTGAGCACGTTGTGCATGCGGTGCGCCGGGGCATTGCGTGGCCGCCCGGCGTCGAGCACGCACACGTCGCGATGCGAACGACCGAGCATGAGCGCCGCCGACAGGCCTGCCACGCCACCACCGATGATGAGCACGTCGAACACGGGATCGCCCTCCCTCTCGAGGAGCCTTGACGGACGACCGCACTCTGCGACTTCATGTCGACATGAGGTCAAGCGAGACGTGGAGCATCGGTCAGCTCGCCGCCCGTCTGGGCAGACCGCCACACGTGCTGCGGCACTGGGAGACGGTGGGTCTGCTCCGTCCCGCCCGGGACGTCGGAGGGCGCCGGTGCTACGGCCCCGACGACCTCTCCCGGATCGCCGTGATCGTCCGTGGCAAGGAAGCAGGGATCGGCCTCGACGAGCTGAAGGCCATCCTGGATGCGGACCCTGACGCCCGCCTTCGCCTGCTCCAGGCCCACCATGCAGAACTCGACCGGCGCATCACGGCGATCCAGGCCTCCCAGCGCCTCACCCGACATGCTGTCGACTGCGAGGCGGGGGACTTCACCACCTGCCCGAACTTCCAGGCGCTGGCGCGGGAGGTGATCGGAGACGGTGTCCCCGCGTAGCGACCAGCACCGGTAGGGGCAGCGATGAGAACCGTGGCGGTCCGGGTCTCCCTCCCGCCCTCGGTCGCGTCAGGTCGCGGACCTGGGCCTCGGCGCGTCGTGCGGGGGCTCCGCTGTGCGGGCGGGTGGTGTCCTCAAGGACTCTGCGGCGCAGCTGTGGTGGCGGTGACAGCGCCGCGCACCGCGCTGACTCGGAGGCGGTCGGACAAGGCGAGCACCTCGTCACGCAGGGCGTCCGGGGTGATCACCTCGAAGTCCCAGCCGAGCCCGGCCAGCATGCGGGCCATGCCGTCGAGGCGCTCGGCGCGCGTCTCGAGGAGCACTCCGCCGACGTGCTCGCTCAGCCGTCCCGCGCTCCGGGGCAGTCGGTCGCGCGCATCCACGAGGGTGGTCTGCAACACGACCGAGACCTCGTGCGACCACCTGACCGCCGCGATGCCCGACACGACCTGCGTCGTGGCCTCGAAGTCAGCGGGCACGAGGTAGGAGCCGTCGCCCTGCTCGACTGAGGCGATGCGGTCCAAGCGGAAGGTCCGCACGTCATCACGGCCGTGGTCGTGTCCGGTGACGTACCACCGGCCGGAGTGGAAGACCAAGCCGTAGACATCGAGCTCACGCTGCGACTCCCGCCCGTCCCAGGCGGTGTACGCGATCAGAACGGTGCGCCGCGCCTGCGCAGCCGAGGCGAGACCGAGCAGCGTGTCGGCGCCGGCGGGAGCGGTGGCCCGCACCGGGGTCGTGAACTGTGCGGTCGAGAGCAGGCTGTCGAGCCGCTGGCCCAGGGCCCGCGGCAGCACACGCGACACCTTGGCCAGCGCGCTCGCCGTCGCTGCGTGGTCGGTGGTGGCGAGCCCCGCGCGTTCCGCGGCCCTGAGCCCCAGGACGACGGCGACGGCCTCGTCGTCGGTGAGCATGAGCGGCGGCAGCTTGTAGCCCGGTGAGAGCCGGTAGCCGCCGTACCTGCCTCGTTGCGCCTGGACGGGGATGCCGAGGTCGGCGAGGTGCTCGGCGTAACGACGCACCGTGCGCTCGTCGACCCCGAGCCGAGCAGCGAGATCGCCGACGGTGCGCTGCCCGCCCGTCTGGAGCAGCTCCAGCATGGCCAGCACGCGAGCGGTCGGGCGGGTCACGGCCCTCCTCGGCGCTGCTGGGAAAGAAAGGTGACGCGGGGCCAGCATACCGGGCGGAGTCTGTCCGCAATCGTGCTTAGCGTTGCCGCCATGAACACCGCCACCTACGTCCTCGTCCCCGGCTTCTGGCTCGGCGCCTGGGTCTGGAGCCCCGTCGCAGACTCGCTGCGTGAGCGCGGCCATGTCGTGCACGCCGTCGATCTCCCAGGCATGGGCGAACGCGCCCACCTCGCCTCGCCCGAGACCGACCTGACGACCCACATCGACGACGTCGTCCACCTGCTCGAGCAGCGGGACCTGTACGACGTCGTGCTCGTCGGCCACAGCTACGGCGCCCTCGTGACGACCGGTGCGGCGGACCGCGTGCCTGAGCGCGTGGCGCGCCTGGTCTACGTCGACTCGGGGCCCCTGCCGGACGGCATGGCACAGGCCGACTTCGAGGGACCCGACGCGCGCGCGGCCAACGACGATCTGGTCATGACGCACGGCGAGGGCTGGAAGCTCCCGCCGCCGCCCTGGGGCGTACTCGCGGCCGAGGTGGCCGAGGTCGACGACGCTGCCGTCGCCGCGCTGGTCGAAGGCTCCCAGCCGCAGCCCTGGCTCACCGCCACCCAAGCGGTCGCGCTCACCGGCGCCTGGCAGCGGCTGCCCCGGACGGGTGTGCTGTGCAGCTTCAGCCTCGAGCAACTGCAGCAGATGGCACCGCACGCACCGGTGTTCGCGCACATGGTCGACGGCGACTGGACGTACGTCGAGCTCCCGACGTGGCACTGGCCGATGGTGAGCCGACCGGCGGAACTCGCCGAGGTGCTGGGTCGGTCAGCCGCTAGCGCGTGAAGACCCGTGCCCGCGCCCACCCGCGACCATCCCTCCACCGCCCGACCGCTGCGGGGACGACGTCACGGGGCGCGCCTGCGCATCAGTGCCCGGGTCAGGACCTGGTCGCCGATGTGCACGGTCTCCACCTCGACGTGTCGGAAGCCTCGCCGCTCGAACACCGGCACGGCACGCCAGGAGGCGTGGGTGAGCAGGTCGGACACGCCGGCACGGGCGGCGGCCAGCTCGATCGCGTCGAGCAGCAGGCGAGCCACCCCGCGCCCACCGTGCTCCGGGGCGACGAACAGCTGGTCGACCTCGCCACGCTCCAGCTGACCCGTGGCCGCCAGGGCGATCGAGGCGAACCCGCCGACCCGGTCCGCCGCGTCGTCCGCGACGAGCACGGTCGTCTCCCGGATCATCCGTCGATGCCGGGAGACCGTGCGGGTCGAGGCCCATGCCTCCACCTGGGCCGGGCTGTAGTGCGTTGCGGCCACCTGTCGGATCGACGCCGAGCTCAGCGCCTGGAGGGCGTCGGCGTCCGAGAGGCGCGCGGGACGTACGCGGAGCCCGCGGACCGCTCCGCCGTCCCGGAGCGACCCGCCCTGCGGGCCGGCGGGTGGGGGCGCGGTCAAGCGACGGCCGGGACGACGACGCCGGGGACGTCCTCGAGCCGCGTGTAGACGGGCAGGCCGCGCTGCCTGGCGATCGCGACGTCCTGGTCGGCGCCGGTCGACTCACCGGGCAGGCGGAGCACGGCGTCGCAGTGGGCCAGCAGACGCTCGGCCGTCGGGTAGAGCACCTGGTCCGCCAGTGGGGAGTGGACGTCTGCGCCGGCACTGTGCAGCACGGGGAGGGCCACCCACTCGCCGATCACCGGCAGGTGACCGGCCTGGAAGAGCGGCCAGGCTGCTCGTTCCAGCGTGCGGAGGTTGGCGGCCATGAGCTCGGGGTCGTCCCCGGTCCCGGAGCGGTACGGCCCGGCGATCAGGACGAGGAGTGGTCGTGCAGCCGTTGTCATGGCTGCAGACTATGCACAAACGTGCAACAATCGGAAGCATCATGCAGCCACCATCAGACCGCCGCGTACTCGTGACCGAACGTCGTGACCTCCTGCTCGGACGGCTGCGTCGCGACGGGCGCGTCCTCTCCACGGACGTCGCGGCCGAGCTGGGGGTGAGCGAGGACAGCGTCCGGCGGGACCTCCGGGAGATGGCCGCGGCCGGCCTGTGCCAACGCGTCTACGGCGGAGCTGTCCCGGCGTCTCCGGCCGTGGCGGACTACGGCACTCGCCGTGGCGTGGCCGTGGACAGCAAGGCGCGCGTGGCAGTGGCAGCCGTCGGCCTCATCGAGCCCGGCGACACCGTGATCCTCGACGGGGGCACGACCGCGCTCGCCGTCGCCCGTGCGCTGCCGCGTGATCTCGACGCGACCATCGTCACGCACAGCCCCACGGTGGCCGCGGCGCTGGTCGACCACCCCAGTGTCGAGGTCTACGTGCTGGGAGGCCGCCTGTTCAAGCACTCCGCGGTCGCCTCCGGAGCGGCTGCGGTGGAGGCGGCCGAGGCGGTCAACGCAGACCTCTTCCTGCTGGGCGTCACCGGTGTGCACCCGGACAGCGGCCTGACCACCGGCGACGCCGACGAGGCGGCGATGAAGCGTGCGCTGTCCCGGCGAGCCGCGGACACCTACGTGCTGGCCAGCACCGAGAAGATCGGTGCCGCGTCGCGGTTCTCCGTCCTGCCGCTGTCGGCCGTGGCCGGCGTGGTGACCGACGCGCCCGCCGACGACGAGGCCGTGGCGCGGCTGGTGCGGATGGGCGTCCGGATCGTCCCGGCACCCGTCGACCCGGCGTGATCCGGCGTCCACGCCCGCGGAGCTCAACGCGGCAGCTCGCCGCCGTCGCTGACGGCGGTGCTGCTCAGCGTGCTCGTGGAGCGAGGGGGCAGGCAGCCCGACGGCGTCAGGCCGCGGGCACGTCGGGTGGCAGGCGGTTCGGCCCGGCCTCGGGTGGGCGGGGCTGGTCCTGGCGGTGGAGCCGGACGGCGATCAGCGCGACGTCGTCGTCGGGGATGGCGGGCAGCATGCGGTCCAGCACCTCGTCGACGAGTTCGTCGAGGTCGCGGCCGGCCAGCTCGGCGACGATCGCCTGCAGCCGTGCCAGCCCGTGGTCGAGGTCCTCGGAGCGGCGTTCGACCAGGCCGTCGGTGTAGAGCAGGACCACCGTCTCCCGCTGGACGGTGATCACCGACTCGCGTCGGGTGGTGCTCGGGTCGACGCCGAGGAGCAGGTCAGCGCGCTCGGTGGCGAGGAGCTCCACCTGCCCGTCGGGGGTCAGGACCAGCGGCGGGGGGTGACCGGCGTTCGACCAGCGCAGTCGGGTGAGTCCCTGGTCGTGCTCGTCGTCCGTCTGCTCGAGCCGGGCGACGACGGCCGTGGCGAGGATGGCCGACTGCAGCGCATGCATGACCTGGTCGGCCTGGGCCACGACGGCAGCGGGCCCGTCGTCGTCATGGGCGCCGAGCGTCCGCACGACGGTGCGGATCTGGCCCATGGCGGCAGCCGCCTGGGTGTCGTGGCCGACGACGTCGCCGATGACGAGCACGGTGGCCCCGGCAGGCTGGAGGAACGCGTCGTACCAGTCGCCGCCGACCTCGGCGGCCTGCGCGGCCGGGACGTAGCGGACCACGATCTGCAGGTGGTCGGGCTGGGGAGGTGCGGTGAGCAGCGACCGCTGGAAGCCCTCGGCGAGGTCGCGCTGCTGCCGGTAGAGGCGGGCGTTGTCCAGCACCAGGCCGGCCCGGGCGGCGACGTGCCGGATGCTGACCAGGTCCTCGGGGCTGAACGGGCCCCGTCGGGCGCCGTTGCACACGGTCAGCAACCCGACCGGCCCGGTGCGCCCGGGCAGCGGCATGACCAGGACGGCCTCGGGGGCGAGGACGTCGACGAGGTCGCGGGCCAGGCCCGGCGCCAGCATGTCCTCCGCGAAACCTGCCGCGCCGGTCGGCAGGTGCTGGGGCTGCCCGGTGCGCAGCGCGCGGACGACGATCGCGTCGTCGTCCATCACCGACAGCCGCGACTGCGCGTAGGCCTCGACGGTGTCGCGCATCGCCGGGTCGGTGTGCCACGAGGCGGCGGTCCGCAGCCCGCGACGGTCGCCGGCCGCGGAGGTGTCCTCGATCAGGGTGACGATGCACCAGTCGGCGACCGCGGGGGTGATCAGCCGCGCCAGGCGGGTGGCGGCGTCATCGGCGTCCAGGGTGCCGGCGAGCTCCTCGGTGATCCGGCTGAGCAGCTGCTCGCGGGCAGCGGCCCGCTCGGCCTGCTGGACGGCCAGGGCCCGGGCGGTGATGTCGACGAAGTGCAGCGCCAGCCCGGCGGGGCCGGGCACGG
This window encodes:
- a CDS encoding YdcF family protein encodes the protein MSPGTEFVVQALVALFGVLAVVGALVWSLRKDPRSLRNGVLVILVVHYLLGFIAAVTAWSSVLQTVDGLVLLAVGGLVALGLSLLPLLLVLDGVLMLRRESRSLANALSLLGGLSMICLPLVLVALLRHENAVTGSLAAGLLTAQVCAGLLFLVFAVHTALYARIARRARAHAVIVLGAGLVEGQVPPLLAGRLRRAVTAVEERKAQAEAIVIVPSGGQGRDEPFAEGAAMGEWLRRHGVDADHVLVEDQARTTQENLRYSARLLAEHGVQEPYLIVTSNYHAPRAAMLARRLGIDAQAIGCPTALYYWPSAYLREFVAVLVEHRLLVVISGIAVVGMMALTWSSLTAG
- a CDS encoding VanZ family protein, with protein sequence MLTVLDAFLDQLGRGAVFALLALAVVAIPVLVVQYRRFGVVDRGRAAGAYLFVVYAVFVVALTLLPLPPPDDVVCVGRNLRPLAFVGAVRDDLADGFSVLSSPALFQLLYNVAMFVPGGVLLRRSFRWPLLHVFVAALVASVAIETVQGTGIFGLYDCAYRVLDVDDVLANVSGAVVGALLAPAVVLVPRPGHGVAGSGRSGALRRATAASVDFLLVGILGGSDLAGTAALLLLVFVAVPVLTGGATPGQRLVRATVVRADGRPASRNALLQRGLLISGSWFVTVAFSRWTGTRAEELPGLVVVAPLVVVAVLVGAVIGTVAIRRDGRAPQDLLTGTEVLVRPQAGDRTAGATDGTT
- a CDS encoding NAD(P)/FAD-dependent oxidoreductase, whose translation is MFDVLIIGGGVAGLSAALMLGRSHRDVCVLDAGRPRNAPAHRMHNVLTRDGTPPEEYRRAALADLGRYPAITIRSEETTGLTPTRAGFEATVASGRPVAGRRVLLATGLVDVLPPIPGMAELWGSSVFHCPYCHGWETNGQAVAVQGASPQRVRLALQLTRFTDDVVLCTDGAELTAPDDGVLGRAGVGVRPERLVELGARGSRLTELRFSDGGTLPRDALFVASSTRQRSALASGAGCALLPDGGIEVDEFGRTSVPGIYAAGDMAHRSTLPMPLASVTAAGAAGQVAAAVLDQDLLSDDFALPAPFPTATPR
- a CDS encoding MerR family transcriptional regulator, which codes for MRSSETWSIGQLAARLGRPPHVLRHWETVGLLRPARDVGGRRCYGPDDLSRIAVIVRGKEAGIGLDELKAILDADPDARLRLLQAHHAELDRRITAIQASQRLTRHAVDCEAGDFTTCPNFQALAREVIGDGVPA
- a CDS encoding helix-turn-helix transcriptional regulator, whose product is MTRPTARVLAMLELLQTGGQRTVGDLAARLGVDERTVRRYAEHLADLGIPVQAQRGRYGGYRLSPGYKLPPLMLTDDEAVAVVLGLRAAERAGLATTDHAATASALAKVSRVLPRALGQRLDSLLSTAQFTTPVRATAPAGADTLLGLASAAQARRTVLIAYTAWDGRESQRELDVYGLVFHSGRWYVTGHDHGRDDVRTFRLDRIASVEQGDGSYLVPADFEATTQVVSGIAAVRWSHEVSVVLQTTLVDARDRLPRSAGRLSEHVGGVLLETRAERLDGMARMLAGLGWDFEVITPDALRDEVLALSDRLRVSAVRGAVTATTAAPQSP
- a CDS encoding alpha/beta fold hydrolase, translated to MNTATYVLVPGFWLGAWVWSPVADSLRERGHVVHAVDLPGMGERAHLASPETDLTTHIDDVVHLLEQRDLYDVVLVGHSYGALVTTGAADRVPERVARLVYVDSGPLPDGMAQADFEGPDARAANDDLVMTHGEGWKLPPPPWGVLAAEVAEVDDAAVAALVEGSQPQPWLTATQAVALTGAWQRLPRTGVLCSFSLEQLQQMAPHAPVFAHMVDGDWTYVELPTWHWPMVSRPAELAEVLGRSAASA
- a CDS encoding GNAT family N-acetyltransferase, whose protein sequence is MAATHYSPAQVEAWASTRTVSRHRRMIRETTVLVADDAADRVGGFASIALAATGQLERGEVDQLFVAPEHGGRGVARLLLDAIELAAARAGVSDLLTHASWRAVPVFERRGFRHVEVETVHIGDQVLTRALMRRRAP
- a CDS encoding DUF4406 domain-containing protein, producing MTTAARPLLVLIAGPYRSGTGDDPELMAANLRTLERAAWPLFQAGHLPVIGEWVALPVLHSAGADVHSPLADQVLYPTAERLLAHCDAVLRLPGESTGADQDVAIARQRGLPVYTRLEDVPGVVVPAVA
- a CDS encoding DeoR/GlpR family DNA-binding transcription regulator, giving the protein MQPPSDRRVLVTERRDLLLGRLRRDGRVLSTDVAAELGVSEDSVRRDLREMAAAGLCQRVYGGAVPASPAVADYGTRRGVAVDSKARVAVAAVGLIEPGDTVILDGGTTALAVARALPRDLDATIVTHSPTVAAALVDHPSVEVYVLGGRLFKHSAVASGAAAVEAAEAVNADLFLLGVTGVHPDSGLTTGDADEAAMKRALSRRAADTYVLASTEKIGAASRFSVLPLSAVAGVVTDAPADDEAVARLVRMGVRIVPAPVDPA
- a CDS encoding SpoIIE family protein phosphatase — its product is MSEYGDDASRTRTSELAGGPGEARRALLDLAVTAAGVGMFDWVLAADDLGWDERLIELFGYDPATFDQAFAAFTDRVHPEDVDRVTGLLQDAVDTVGEYSAEYRVVLPDGGIRWLAARGRALADEAGRTVRVIGAAWDVTERRAEQERIAQIVDSMAVGFIAVDHDWVITHVNTEAERITGYPREQLLGRDLWDQFSAAVGTEFERSYRRAAATGQTQALDAYYPEPLDVWVEVRAVPGPAGLALHFVDITARALAVQQAERAAAREQLLSRITEELAGTLDADDAATRLARLITPAVADWCIVTLIEDTSAAGDRRGLRTAASWHTDPAMRDTVEAYAQSRLSVMDDDAIVVRALRTGQPQHLPTGAAGFAEDMLAPGLARDLVDVLAPEAVLVMPLPGRTGPVGLLTVCNGARRGPFSPEDLVSIRHVAARAGLVLDNARLYRQQRDLAEGFQRSLLTAPPQPDHLQIVVRYVPAAQAAEVGGDWYDAFLQPAGATVLVIGDVVGHDTQAAAAMGQIRTVVRTLGAHDDDGPAAVVAQADQVMHALQSAILATAVVARLEQTDDEHDQGLTRLRWSNAGHPPPLVLTPDGQVELLATERADLLLGVDPSTTRRESVITVQRETVVLLYTDGLVERRSEDLDHGLARLQAIVAELAGRDLDELVDEVLDRMLPAIPDDDVALIAVRLHRQDQPRPPEAGPNRLPPDVPAA